A section of the Marinoscillum sp. 108 genome encodes:
- a CDS encoding DUF4861 family protein: MKWMVLASLLYAALFGCTADSSPVIRLINQDNVEKTGAIVYLDKNDIGLIQGNLRITSSNYEIPAQQIDTDGDGDWDQVLLLCDFEPKEVKALEIAADKADNQISAEPYTNISFSVKAQDRFAGSKITEIVRKRGATQRISDPFFQLEGPGIENDKVAFRTFFDPRNGKDIYGKTTDQMILDRAGIGSSWHQLSDWGMDILRVGQSLGAGGLGVIEEGTLYRLGDADEITYQELYSGDLESSHRLEFKGWDSGSRKIDGSERLTLTKGKYYYRNDIGISDTTLTLAVGIPSFKSDSVTFRKHNDLFSSISTYENQADGTDSKLGLAVLFSSDQYVDHGSTDTTGTVSDTHYVALKGQPETRIYFFACWELSDVYFSKRSNFEEYLQKEADKLSNTIQIIKK, encoded by the coding sequence ATGAAGTGGATGGTCCTTGCAAGCTTATTGTACGCAGCACTTTTTGGCTGTACGGCTGACTCCAGTCCAGTCATTCGGTTGATCAATCAGGACAATGTGGAGAAAACGGGAGCGATTGTCTATTTGGATAAAAACGACATTGGTTTAATTCAAGGCAATTTGAGAATCACCAGCAGCAATTATGAAATCCCCGCTCAGCAGATAGACACTGACGGTGATGGCGACTGGGATCAGGTATTGCTTCTATGTGATTTTGAACCTAAAGAAGTAAAGGCCCTCGAGATAGCAGCCGATAAAGCTGACAACCAAATCAGCGCAGAGCCCTATACAAACATTTCATTCTCAGTGAAGGCTCAGGACAGGTTTGCTGGTTCTAAAATCACGGAAATCGTGAGGAAAAGAGGGGCTACTCAGCGGATCAGTGACCCATTCTTTCAGCTGGAAGGCCCGGGAATAGAAAACGATAAAGTAGCCTTTCGTACTTTCTTTGATCCCCGCAATGGCAAAGACATATATGGGAAGACCACAGACCAAATGATCCTCGATCGTGCAGGAATCGGGAGTAGCTGGCATCAACTATCGGATTGGGGAATGGATATCCTTCGGGTGGGTCAATCCCTTGGAGCTGGGGGCTTAGGCGTGATAGAAGAAGGCACACTATACCGTCTGGGAGATGCAGATGAAATCACCTACCAGGAGCTTTACAGTGGAGACCTGGAATCATCCCATCGATTGGAATTCAAAGGATGGGACTCAGGAAGCAGGAAAATTGATGGCTCCGAGCGGCTGACACTTACCAAGGGAAAATACTACTACAGAAACGACATTGGCATAAGTGATACCACGCTCACCCTAGCGGTAGGAATACCAAGCTTTAAAAGTGACTCTGTCACCTTTCGGAAACATAATGATCTATTTTCATCCATATCCACCTACGAAAATCAGGCAGACGGGACGGACTCAAAACTAGGACTAGCCGTACTGTTTTCCAGTGATCAGTATGTGGATCATGGATCCACTGATACCACGGGAACCGTATCGGATACACATTATGTGGCCCTGAAAGGCCAACCTGAGACCAGGATTTATTTTTTCGCTTGTTGGGAGCTGAGTGATGTCTATTTTTCGAAGCGTTCAAACTTTGAAGAATACCTGCAGAAAGAGGCGGATAAGCTTTCCAACACAATACAAATCATCAAAAAGTAA